CCATTTTTTGCGGAAAACACGTTTCCAATTGTTTTTTGAAACGCTTTTGTTTTCTTCCTCTCTCATTTCATCATCACCTCAGGAATCATTCTGATCAGAAAGAGGAAGAACTATACATTTTTTATAAAAAATTTTTTAAACTTATTTTTCGACAAATCCGGGATCTTATACGCTTTTTTTACTTCGAGGCCATTTTGGGTAGAAAAGAGTCCACGTTCTCAATCGCCACCCCTTTGTAATAATGGGTTACGATCTCTTTGTAGTCCTTCCCTTCTTGGGCCATGCCGTTGGCTCCGAATTGACTCATACCAACTCCGTGACCATAACCTTTAGTCTTAAAGATAAAATGATTATCTCTGTACTCAACCGTGAAGTCAGAAGACTGGAGTGCAAGCGCCTCCCGGATTTCACGACCTGTGAGCGTTTTGTCTCCAATGGTTGCTTTTGAGATCCGATTACTTTCCGTTTTCTCAATATTGGCTAACACTGGCTTTGTTGGATCGATGTTCACCGCTAACAGGTTCTCCACTTCCGATTCAGAGAATACCTTTTGATCTAAATACTTTGGTGAGGTTTCATCCCACGGACTTGAGACACTTCGAAGATAAGGGATCTCATTCTTCCAGTAATCTTCCGAGTTCTCCGTTTTCCCATTGGACGTGGAGAAGAACGCAGCAAAAATCGGATCGCCTTCAAACGTCAGGATCTCACCCTTTGTTTCCCCAACAGCTTGACGAACCTTCTGAATCTTCCACTCGTAATCCGTGCCCCATATTTGGCGCAGTTCTTCATCGTTCTTGTAGACCTGGTGTTGAACGGTGTCTGTAACGTCCGCTCCGCCCTGAAGCTTCTCTTCTCCTTGGACGAGGTACCGTACAATATACGTTCGTGCCGCAAGGGCTTGTGCTTTCAAGGCTTCGATTTCGAAATCTGCTGGCATTTCAGAGGCGACAACACGAGACACATATAACTCGAGTGGTACCTCCTCCACTTGATTTGCTTGATCACGTAGGACCGATACGACAAAGGCCGGGTTCTCTTCAAGATTGTACTCCGCCACAGCCTCCGTCGCAGCTGGCTGTTCTGTAGCTCCTTCCTTGTTGTGTTCGATAAATGGTACGACAATTAACGTCGGAAGTACGAGAATCATAAGAACTAACACACTTATGATTATAAAACTCGGCCCCTTCCACATCTTCATTCAGAAGCCCCCTTTTCTAGTTACTCTACTATCTAATCTATACAGATTTCCCCTTTAGTAGAACCACAGGTGAGAAAAAGTGTAGATTGTTGTGATGGGACAAGGTGTCTTTGAATAAGGTAAGGGGTGACGTGCTGGGGGTGTCTGAATTACGACTTTTGACGTCTAGATTCATTGGACTCACGTCTAGTTTCTGATTGATGACGACTAAATTACTTAAGGTCATGTCTAGATTCTGGCTAACGACGGCTAAATTCATTGAGATCATGTCTATTTCCTGGCTGAGCACAACTAAATTCCTTAGGAGCACGGCTAGATTTTAGCTAGCTACGGCTATATTCATTGAGATCATGTCTAGATCTTGGCTGATAACGGCTAAATTCCTTAGGAGCACGGCTAGATTCTGGCTCGCCACAGCTAAATTCCTTAAGAGCACGGCTAGATTTTGGCTAGCCACAGCTAAATTCCTTAAGAGCACGGACAGATTCGTTCAGACCATGTCCAGATCGTGTCTGTACCTCCCTGCACCATTACATAACACCTTATTTAGCTTCGATTGAACATAAAAAGAGACTACCTCCATTGGAGATAGTCTCTAGGCTATACGATATCTAATTAAGATGATAAGGATGATTTAACGTCAGTTTGTGGATGATCTTCTTCTTCTTCAACTTCGTCATCAATGCGTTCCACATCTGCACCAAGGGCTACTAGCTTGCTTTCAAAATCAACATAGCCTCGATCTAAGTGCTTCAGTTCAGTGACGCGAGTGTGACCGTCAGCTACTAAACCAGCCACAATAAGGGCAGCGGCTGCGCGAAGATCTGTAGCAGATACTTCTGCACCTTGTAAGGATGAAGGACCTTCAACAATAACAGAACGGCCTTCAATCTTCAGGTTCGCGTTCATGCGACGGAATTCTTCTACGTGCATGAAACGGTTCTCAAAGACTGTCTCTGTAATGACACTTGTGCCTTCTGCTTGCAGCATAAGGGCCATCATTTGTGACTGCATATCTGTTGGGAAGCCTGGATGCGGCATTGTCTTAAGGTCAACGGCTTTTAGCTTTTCAGGTCCAATAACACGCAGACCTTCGTCTTCCTCTTCGATAATGACACCCATTTCTTCCATTTTGGCCACAAGGGACCTTAGATGCTCTTGTTCAGCGCCTTTTACGAGTACGTTTCCTTTTGTGATTGCAGCAGCAACCATAAATGTTCCTGCTTCAATACGGTCAGGAATAATGTTGTGCTCCGCGCCTACAAGCTTTTCTACACCTGTAATGCGAATCGTTTCTGTACCTGCACCGATGACTTTTGCTCCCATCTTATTCAAGTAGTTAGCTAAGTCAACGATTTCTGGCTCTTTGGCGCAGTTTTCAAGAACGGTTTTGCCTTCTGCTAAAGCAGCGGCCATCATAACGTTCTCTGTTGCACCAACACTAGGAACGTCAAAGTAAATACGAGCGCCTTTCAGACGGCCTTCGGTATACGCTTCAATGAAGCCGTTTCCGACATTTACTTTCGCTCCCATAGCTTCGAACCCTTTTAGGTGCTGATCAATTGGTCGAGAACCAATCGCACACCCTCCAGGTAGTGCTACTTTCGCATGCCCATATCTAGCTAATAACGGGCCTAATACAAGGACAGAAGCTCTCATTTTGCGAACATACTCAAACGGTGCTTCTGTTGTCAGCTCTTTTGATGCATCAATTGTAACAGTGTTGTTTTCTACATTTACTTCGGCATTCATATATCGTAAAACTTCACTAATTGTATGAACATCAGCAAGAGCGGGTACATCTTTTAAAATACTTTTTCCTTCACTAGCGATTAAACCTGCTGCGATGACAGGCAGAACAGCATTCTTTGCACCTTCAACTTTTACAGTGCCTGTTAACTTGCTGCCACCGCGGACGATGATTTTTTCCAAGGTCATTCCCCTCCGCGTCCATTTTCTCTATATTAATATTCACTCGTTATTATCGGCGTTCCAAATATGAGGGTTGTCTTTGCGCCCATTCCTTGCCGAAGGGCATACTGAACATTCATCGCCCCATTGTCCGAGTAAGGAAGCGCCTGATTCCATTCGTTTGTAAATCCGGTTACTGAAATAAAACCTGGTTCTGTTAGTGTTTGTAATTTTTCGATTTCTAGTCTTGTACTAAATTTTTCAAGCAATAAAACACCATCTATCTTATCATTTTTATCCGCTTTCACACAAGTGAAAATTGTGGTATTTTCTTGAAAAAAGGCGGATTTGACGCGATTCAGACGGTTTGTCATAAATTGCTTGGTATGAGAGTCCCATGTTGGTCCCGTCATTTTATAAATGATCTCGGCATAAGGCTCTTCATGTTTAGACACAAGTATTATAAATTGTTCGGATCCTGGTATTGATTTATGATGGTTCATTGCAATGATTTTTGTTACATCTTCCGTTTCATGGGTGGTTACCGATAGGTCGGGATTGGTTGATTTGAGCTGATTGAGAAGCGCCGGAAGTTGGTTTTCTTGAAATTGTTCTTTCAAGACGATTTCCCATTGAGTCATAGAAATCCCTTCTTCCGATAAAAACGCGGACACATCTTGGAGTGGTTGCAATGGAGACTGAGTACTCGCCCCAGCACTCATTTGATTCACATATGAGTTC
The nucleotide sequence above comes from Pontibacillus chungwhensis. Encoded proteins:
- the spoIID gene encoding stage II sporulation protein D, with translation MKMWKGPSFIIISVLVLMILVLPTLIVVPFIEHNKEGATEQPAATEAVAEYNLEENPAFVVSVLRDQANQVEEVPLELYVSRVVASEMPADFEIEALKAQALAARTYIVRYLVQGEEKLQGGADVTDTVQHQVYKNDEELRQIWGTDYEWKIQKVRQAVGETKGEILTFEGDPIFAAFFSTSNGKTENSEDYWKNEIPYLRSVSSPWDETSPKYLDQKVFSESEVENLLAVNIDPTKPVLANIEKTESNRISKATIGDKTLTGREIREALALQSSDFTVEYRDNHFIFKTKGYGHGVGMSQFGANGMAQEGKDYKEIVTHYYKGVAIENVDSFLPKMASK
- the murA gene encoding UDP-N-acetylglucosamine 1-carboxyvinyltransferase; protein product: MEKIIVRGGSKLTGTVKVEGAKNAVLPVIAAGLIASEGKSILKDVPALADVHTISEVLRYMNAEVNVENNTVTIDASKELTTEAPFEYVRKMRASVLVLGPLLARYGHAKVALPGGCAIGSRPIDQHLKGFEAMGAKVNVGNGFIEAYTEGRLKGARIYFDVPSVGATENVMMAAALAEGKTVLENCAKEPEIVDLANYLNKMGAKVIGAGTETIRITGVEKLVGAEHNIIPDRIEAGTFMVAAAITKGNVLVKGAEQEHLRSLVAKMEEMGVIIEEEDEGLRVIGPEKLKAVDLKTMPHPGFPTDMQSQMMALMLQAEGTSVITETVFENRFMHVEEFRRMNANLKIEGRSVIVEGPSSLQGAEVSATDLRAAAALIVAGLVADGHTRVTELKHLDRGYVDFESKLVALGADVERIDDEVEEEEDHPQTDVKSSLSS
- a CDS encoding YwmB family TATA-box binding protein → MLNKTKPFFIIILLAVTLNSYVNQMSAGASTQSPLQPLQDVSAFLSEEGISMTQWEIVLKEQFQENQLPALLNQLKSTNPDLSVTTHETEDVTKIIAMNHHKSIPGSEQFIILVSKHEEPYAEIIYKMTGPTWDSHTKQFMTNRLNRVKSAFFQENTTIFTCVKADKNDKIDGVLLLEKFSTRLEIEKLQTLTEPGFISVTGFTNEWNQALPYSDNGAMNVQYALRQGMGAKTTLIFGTPIITSEY